One region of Armigeres subalbatus isolate Guangzhou_Male chromosome 3, GZ_Asu_2, whole genome shotgun sequence genomic DNA includes:
- the LOC134227795 gene encoding uncharacterized protein LOC134227795, whose product MDYDKSCPLAPFNDAVDASDLRREWEEWLRAFELLLELKQVDSQHERLILMLARGGRGLQRIYFNLRPVPGEIQPGPAKVPLAPQETPEYDNAVKRLNNFFVGKRNERVELEVFRSLKQSTEESFNNFILKLRTQANRCDFREREEKEILQQVTMGARDDRVRDKGLENVMNLDELTNYAVNRELLAKQKEKSHPFKVDAEPVSVSAVKQVWGRKYQPRERSFGTTVYKSEKPWNDGNRTRLECDRCGSWKHHKDSPSCIARNSKCNNCGRTGHFARKCRAARKKQLKSRSTWRRTEDEANALRYDDCGEIEALQHRPTSEESLKSPPRTRTHQKET is encoded by the exons ATGGACTACGACAAAAGTTGCCCGTTAGCACCATTCAACGACGCGGTTGATGCATCGGATCTCCGCCGAGAGTGGGAAGAGTGGTTAAGGGCGTTCGAACTCCTGCTGGAGTTGAAACAGGTTGACTCGCAGCACGAAAGACTGATTCTTATGCTGGCACGAGGTGGTCGTGGTCTTCAGAGGATTTACTTTAATCTGAGACCAGTGCCTGGTGAGATTCAACCGGGACCAGCAAAAGTCCCACTTGCACCTCAGGAGACCCCGGAATACGATAACGCTGTCAAACGCTTGAATAACTTTTTCGTTGGAAAGCGTAATGAGCGAGTTGAACTGGAAGTTTTCCGTTCATTGAAACAGTCTACTGAAGAATCcttcaacaacttcattttGAAGCTCCGCACGCAGGCGAACCGATGTGATTTTCGAGAGCGTGAGGAGAAAGAAATACTACAGCAAGTAACGATGGGAGCAAGAGATGACAGAGTAAGAGATAAGGGTCTGGAGAATGTAATGAATCTTGATGAACTGACTAACTACGCTGTTAATCGAGAACTCTTGGCAAAACAAAAAGAGAAATCACACCCGTTTAAGGTAGACGCTGAACCGGTTAGTGTATCTGCAGTGAAGCAAGTTTGGGGCAGAAAGTATCAGCCCAGAGAGAGATCTTTTGGAACAACCGTATACAAGAGCGAAAAACCGTGGAATGATGGAAACCGTACTCGATTGGAGTGCGATCGTTGCGGTTCGTGGAAACATCACAAAGATTCACCAAGCTGCATCGCTCGAAACTCGAAATGCAACAATTGCGGGCGTACAGGTCATTTTGCCCGAAAATGCAGAGCAGCACGGAAGAAACAACTCAAATCCCGCAGCACCTGGAGACGTACCGAGGATGAAGCAAACGCGCTACGATATGATGACTGCGGCGAGATAGAAGCATTGCAACATCGTCCGACGTCGGAGGAATCTTTGAAG AGCCCACCCAGAACTCGGACGCACCAGAAGGAGACTTAG